In Rutidosis leptorrhynchoides isolate AG116_Rl617_1_P2 chromosome 2, CSIRO_AGI_Rlap_v1, whole genome shotgun sequence, one genomic interval encodes:
- the LOC139893136 gene encoding shugoshin-1-like isoform X1: MESVFGPNSKNDVVIEDKPKVEKMTKDSIGNSGRKILGDISNVSRKPSILNQDNKARASSATVREYIEQIQKENAALVKLVADKNRVIELSGAEVNKLRITIQKMQQQNIQLAQSNSQMLAELNSRKDRLKDLQHQLGCKNALLIAKQKEMEGKRKVNTCETKEIKKLKVSEDKGMGVCVVAESENDQRTNGRQKSKSLVPSTRKVMEQSVGDNGRLQTRRQSARFKHEEPKAKEEVIHTENVDLAPCSSSNDRMQGDDLNSSNFSVKKEDVDNDSRPSISNNITQGSKRSSISRPSREAAKKVQTYKEISLHVKLRRPE; the protein is encoded by the exons ATGGAAAGCGTTTTCGGCCCTAATTCCAAAAACGATGTCGTTATAGAAG ATAAGCCTAAAGTAGAGAAAATGACCAAAGATTCGATCGGAAATTCAGGGAGGAAAATACTTGGTGACATAAGCAACGTGTCACGAAAACCTAGTATTTTGAACCAAGATAACAAGGCGCGAGCAAGTTCAGCTACAGTGAGAGAGTATATAGAGCAGATCCAAAAG GAAAATGCAGCACTCGTGAAGCTAGTAGCAGATAAAAA TAGAGTCATTGAACTAAGTGGAGCTGAGGTAAACAAACTGAGAATTACTATACAGAAGATGCAACAGCAGAACATTCAGCTTGCTCAGTCAAATAGTCAAATGCTAGCG GAACTAAATTCTCGCAAGGATAGA CTGAAGGACCTGCAACATCAGCTTGGATGCAAAAATGCTTTGCTTATAGCAAAACAAAAGGAGATGGAA GGAAAACGGAAAGTGAATACGTGTGAAACTAAAGAAATTAAG AAGCTGAAAGTATCGGAGGACAAGGGGATGGGAGTTTGTGTAGTTGCAGAAAGTGAAAACGACCAACGTACCAATGGAAGGCAAAAATCCAAAA GTTTGGTCCCTTCTACTAGAAAGGTTATGGAGCAGAGTGTGGGTGACAATGGAAG gctGCAAACTAGAAGGCAATCTGCTCGGTTTAAGCATGAGGAACCAAAAGCGAAAGAAGAGGTTATCCATACAGAGAATGTGGATCTTGCACCATGTTCATCATCTAATGATAGAATGCAAGGGGATGATTTGAATTCGTCTAATTTTTCTGTTAAGAAAGAAGATGTAGATAATGATTCAAGGCCATCGATCTCAAATAATATTACTCAAGGAAGTAAACGATCTTCGATTTCAAGGCCATCTCGAGAAGCAGCTAAAAAGGTACAAACTTACAAGGAAATCAGCCTTCATGTAAAATTGAGGAGACCCGAGTGA
- the LOC139893136 gene encoding shugoshin-1-like isoform X2 produces the protein MESVFGPNSKNDVVIEDKPKVEKMTKDSIGNSGRKILGDISNVSRKPSILNQDNKARASSATVREYIEQIQKENAALVKLVADKKVIELSGAEVNKLRITIQKMQQQNIQLAQSNSQMLAELNSRKDRLKDLQHQLGCKNALLIAKQKEMEGKRKVNTCETKEIKKLKVSEDKGMGVCVVAESENDQRTNGRQKSKSLVPSTRKVMEQSVGDNGRLQTRRQSARFKHEEPKAKEEVIHTENVDLAPCSSSNDRMQGDDLNSSNFSVKKEDVDNDSRPSISNNITQGSKRSSISRPSREAAKKVQTYKEISLHVKLRRPE, from the exons ATGGAAAGCGTTTTCGGCCCTAATTCCAAAAACGATGTCGTTATAGAAG ATAAGCCTAAAGTAGAGAAAATGACCAAAGATTCGATCGGAAATTCAGGGAGGAAAATACTTGGTGACATAAGCAACGTGTCACGAAAACCTAGTATTTTGAACCAAGATAACAAGGCGCGAGCAAGTTCAGCTACAGTGAGAGAGTATATAGAGCAGATCCAAAAG GAAAATGCAGCACTCGTGAAGCTAGTAGCAGATAAAAA AGTCATTGAACTAAGTGGAGCTGAGGTAAACAAACTGAGAATTACTATACAGAAGATGCAACAGCAGAACATTCAGCTTGCTCAGTCAAATAGTCAAATGCTAGCG GAACTAAATTCTCGCAAGGATAGA CTGAAGGACCTGCAACATCAGCTTGGATGCAAAAATGCTTTGCTTATAGCAAAACAAAAGGAGATGGAA GGAAAACGGAAAGTGAATACGTGTGAAACTAAAGAAATTAAG AAGCTGAAAGTATCGGAGGACAAGGGGATGGGAGTTTGTGTAGTTGCAGAAAGTGAAAACGACCAACGTACCAATGGAAGGCAAAAATCCAAAA GTTTGGTCCCTTCTACTAGAAAGGTTATGGAGCAGAGTGTGGGTGACAATGGAAG gctGCAAACTAGAAGGCAATCTGCTCGGTTTAAGCATGAGGAACCAAAAGCGAAAGAAGAGGTTATCCATACAGAGAATGTGGATCTTGCACCATGTTCATCATCTAATGATAGAATGCAAGGGGATGATTTGAATTCGTCTAATTTTTCTGTTAAGAAAGAAGATGTAGATAATGATTCAAGGCCATCGATCTCAAATAATATTACTCAAGGAAGTAAACGATCTTCGATTTCAAGGCCATCTCGAGAAGCAGCTAAAAAGGTACAAACTTACAAGGAAATCAGCCTTCATGTAAAATTGAGGAGACCCGAGTGA